One Bemisia tabaci chromosome 4, PGI_BMITA_v3 genomic window, ATTTGTTCAAGGAAGAAATTTACAATAAGCACCAAAAGAAACAAATTACCATTTCTTCCTTATTAACTTGTCCAATACATTTAAAAGGCTGAATAAAACAACAAAACAGAAATGCATGCCTCGCAAATTGACAAGCAGAGAGCCCTTTACAGGTCCTCCTAAGTTTTCAGCCCATTTGTTCTAAATTAGTTCAAGGGCAACTTAATAACACGActcttggacatttttttacatggacttggctcaaatgaaagccacAAAAGTAGCCAATACCGTTCACATGGCACAACCAAATTATGAAACGAAAATTTTCTAGCAGAAAAGAGCTCCATCTTCTCGTATCTGAAACAAAGCACCCCTCAGATTTTCAACAACTtagtaaatatttaatttttcctcttgaaaatttgCAGAGTTCATCAGAAGTTTAAAGCTCTTGCTCCAGAAAAAGTTGGCCACAACAAAAATGCAAAGCTATCCATGagcaaaattttgcagtatCCGGAGCTGAAAGTAAATCCTTTTGGTGAGCGAATTTGCCAAGTATTCAGCGCTAGTAGGGATGGAGATCTGACCTTCGAAGATTTCCTTGACATGATGTCTGTTTTCAGTTCTTACTGTCCCAAGCCAGTGAAAGCAGAACAtgctttcagaatttttggtaAGTACATAATAGTGAATCCTACTAGACTTTTCTTGAGATAAGGGCATTTTCTCATCCCTTTTCTATTTTATCAGCCCTCTCTTGATGTCCTATTTATGCTACCTTGCAAGTATCGTAAAAACCTGTCGAATTCTATTCTAAAAGAGTCAGTTAAGCATAAAATGTTGTATCATTCAGAAATAACCAGCATGCTCAGTTGATGAAAGTGTATgcgatttttctcagtgaagtaTTACAAAAAGGAATAtgtttgaaaacttaaaaatttttgcTATCCAAATGAAGCCTGAACTGTGAGCTCTAAAACAGGAGAAAGTTGGCAGTGAAATAAAACTTGTCACAACATCAAAACAAAGATTCAGAAGTGACAGGAAATAAGATGAAAGGTGTATCCCATTGAGTCATACTACCAAGCATGTTACCATTAAAAAACTTGGATATTGGAACCTCCTTTGATGAGAGAATGTCTTGAATGGTGCTAAAGATGCAGTTTTTGGAAGGGGCAAATAGATTAAATTCCTAAAGACTCCTTTCTTACTTTCAGATTTTGATGGGGATGATATGCTGGGACTGTCTGATCTTCGACAAGTGATTGACCG contains:
- the LOC109040963 gene encoding calcium and integrin-binding protein 1, whose protein sequence is MGQAQSQFSEEELQDYEDLTYFSKREVLKVHQKFKALAPEKVGHNKNAKLSMSKILQYPELKVNPFGERICQVFSASRDGDLTFEDFLDMMSVFSSYCPKPVKAEHAFRIFDFDGDDMLGLSDLRQVIDRITGPQHLSEQELQHFIQNILEEADLDDDGALSFAEFEHIIDRAPDFARAFSMHL